In Hwangdonia lutea, a single window of DNA contains:
- a CDS encoding DEAD/DEAH box helicase, whose translation MSFKKLIEPLADTLHHNEFKAPLPLKKQILSKIKGGASLFVIAPEGSGKTTSIVISVIQKLKHAVEDAPRALIFVKDKQAALSLELEFNAFKRGTDLRVYCAYDEHNIDIQRDEIYEGTDIVIATPKRLNRLFYLNGINLNKLQMCIIEDADFLFRNNNLAEVTRTPESIGKCQYLVFAEKFDARFKRWQNSFMYNAQIVKI comes from the coding sequence ATGTCTTTTAAAAAATTAATTGAACCTTTAGCAGATACTCTTCATCACAACGAATTTAAAGCCCCTTTACCCCTTAAAAAGCAAATTTTATCTAAAATAAAGGGAGGTGCAAGTTTGTTTGTTATTGCACCAGAAGGCAGTGGTAAAACCACAAGCATTGTTATTAGCGTCATTCAAAAATTAAAACATGCCGTTGAGGATGCACCGAGAGCCTTAATTTTTGTAAAAGACAAACAAGCCGCTTTAAGTTTAGAGTTGGAATTTAATGCATTTAAACGCGGTACCGATTTAAGGGTGTATTGCGCTTACGACGAACATAATATTGATATACAGCGCGATGAGATTTATGAAGGCACCGACATCGTAATTGCTACGCCAAAACGTTTAAATCGATTGTTTTATCTCAATGGCATAAATTTGAATAAATTACAAATGTGCATAATTGAAGATGCCGACTTTTTATTTAGAAACAATAATTTAGCAGAAGTTACCAGAACGCCCGAAAGTATTGGCAAATGCCAATATCTTGTTTTTGCCGAAAAGTTCGATGCCCGTTTTAAGCGTTGGCAAAACTCTTTTATGTACAACGCGCAAATTGTAAAAATTTAG
- a CDS encoding sodium:solute symporter family protein, translating to MSVQNWTYILVGLTFTLYIGIAIWSRAGSTKDFYVAGGGVSPLANGMATAADWMSAASFISMAGIISFAGYDGAVYLMGWTGGYVLLALLLAPYLRKFGKFTVPDFIGDRYYSKTARIVAVFCALLVSFTYVAGQMRGVGIVFSRFLEVDINTGVIIGMLIVLFYAVLGGMKGITYTQVAQYCVLIFAFMVPAIFISIQMTGNPIPQLGFGSELADGSGTYLLDKLDGLSTELGFAEYTEGSKSLVDVFAITLALMVGTAGLPHVIVRFFTVKRVKDARKSAGIALLLIVVLYTSAPAVAVFARTNMIETVSNQPYADVPDWFKKWETTGLITFNDKNEDGLIAYLADDNKNELTVDRDIMVLANPEIAKLPNWVIALVAAGGLAAALSTAAGLLLVISSSVSHDLIKKIIKPSISEKGELIAARLSAVGAVCVAGYFGINPPGFVAAVVALAFGLAAASFFPAIILGIFYKRMNKEGAIAGMVVGITAMLLYMIKYKLGWFDEVLPNKSEWWFGISPEGFGTVAMVLNFIVSITVMKFTKAPPKEVQEIVEKIRIPSGAGEATH from the coding sequence ATAAGCGTACAAAATTGGACTTACATTTTAGTAGGCTTAACCTTCACCTTATATATCGGTATAGCCATTTGGTCTAGAGCAGGTTCTACAAAAGATTTTTATGTCGCTGGCGGTGGTGTTTCGCCATTAGCCAATGGTATGGCAACGGCAGCCGATTGGATGAGTGCCGCATCTTTTATATCCATGGCAGGTATTATTTCGTTTGCAGGATACGATGGCGCCGTGTATTTAATGGGATGGACAGGTGGTTATGTGTTACTCGCATTACTACTAGCACCATATTTACGAAAGTTCGGAAAATTTACCGTTCCCGATTTTATCGGAGATAGATATTACTCTAAAACCGCACGCATTGTGGCTGTGTTTTGTGCCCTATTGGTCTCGTTTACATATGTAGCCGGACAAATGCGTGGCGTTGGTATTGTATTTTCCCGTTTTTTAGAAGTCGATATCAATACGGGCGTTATTATTGGCATGCTTATCGTTTTGTTTTATGCCGTTTTAGGCGGAATGAAAGGCATCACGTATACGCAAGTGGCACAATATTGTGTATTGATATTCGCCTTTATGGTGCCTGCTATTTTCATTTCTATTCAAATGACGGGAAACCCCATTCCGCAATTAGGATTTGGTAGTGAATTGGCAGATGGTTCGGGAACTTATTTATTGGATAAACTAGACGGATTAAGCACAGAATTAGGCTTCGCCGAATATACCGAAGGCTCCAAATCGTTAGTCGATGTATTCGCCATTACCCTCGCTTTAATGGTTGGTACTGCCGGATTACCGCATGTTATTGTACGTTTCTTTACTGTAAAACGGGTTAAAGACGCCCGTAAATCCGCTGGAATCGCATTGCTTTTAATTGTTGTTCTATACACCTCAGCACCTGCGGTGGCCGTATTTGCGAGAACAAATATGATTGAAACCGTTTCCAACCAACCGTATGCCGATGTGCCGGATTGGTTTAAAAAATGGGAAACTACGGGGCTTATCACTTTTAATGATAAAAATGAAGACGGATTAATCGCTTACCTCGCTGATGACAATAAAAATGAATTAACCGTCGATAGAGATATTATGGTACTGGCAAATCCCGAAATCGCAAAACTTCCAAACTGGGTGATAGCTTTGGTAGCCGCGGGTGGATTAGCTGCAGCACTATCAACAGCAGCAGGTTTGTTATTGGTGATTTCATCTTCGGTATCTCATGATTTGATCAAAAAAATAATAAAACCTTCCATTTCTGAAAAAGGCGAACTTATCGCAGCACGTTTATCGGCTGTTGGTGCGGTTTGTGTAGCCGGGTATTTTGGAATCAATCCGCCAGGGTTTGTTGCAGCGGTGGTTGCTTTGGCTTTTGGATTGGCAGCCGCTTCATTTTTTCCAGCTATTATCTTAGGCATTTTTTACAAACGCATGAATAAAGAAGGCGCTATCGCCGGTATGGTTGTGGGCATTACAGCCATGTTATTATATATGATTAAATATAAACTGGGTTGGTTTGATGAAGTGCTGCCCAATAAAAGCGAATGGTGGTTTGGAATTTCTCCCGAAGGTTTTGGTACCGTTGCCATGGTGCTTAATTTTATAGTGTCTATTACCGTTATGAAATTTACCAAAGCGCCACCAAAAGAGGTTCAAGAAATTGTTGAAAAAATTAGAATTCCAAGTGGCGCGGGCGAGGCTACCCATTAA
- a CDS encoding DUF4212 domain-containing protein: MSHQNKPKAYWKENIKIVLILLTIWFLVSFGAGIIFKDVLNEIKIGGFKLGFWFAQQGSMYVFVILIFIYVRLMNKLDKKYGYDE; the protein is encoded by the coding sequence ATGAGCCATCAAAACAAACCGAAAGCGTACTGGAAAGAGAATATAAAAATTGTACTCATCCTGCTTACCATTTGGTTTCTGGTGTCATTCGGCGCAGGAATCATTTTTAAAGATGTTTTAAATGAAATAAAAATAGGCGGATTTAAACTCGGATTTTGGTTTGCCCAACAAGGCTCAATGTACGTATTTGTTATACTGATTTTCATCTACGTTAGATTAATGAATAAACTCGACAAAAAATATGGCTACGATGAATAG
- a CDS encoding RecQ family ATP-dependent DNA helicase, with protein sequence MLTAKSDIHAALKKYFGFNKFKGLQEDVIKSILSGNHTFVIMPTGGGKSLCYQLPALMQEGTAIVVSPLIALMKNQVDAIRGLSNEEGVAHVLNSSLNKTEVKRVKDDIVNGITKLLYVAPESLTKEENVEFLRSVKVSFMAIDEAHCISEWGHDFRPEYRNLRHIKERIGDDIPIIGLTATATPKVQEDIIKNLGIAGATTFKASFNRPNLYYEVRPKTKNVDADIIRFIKQNEGKSGIVYCLSRKRVEELAQVLQVNGIKAVPYHAGLDAKTRSSHQDKFLMEDVDVVVATIAFGMGIDKPDVRFVIHHDIPKSIESYYQETGRAGRDGGEGHCLAFYAYKDIEKLEKFMSGKPVAEQEIGHALLQEVVAFAETSISRRKFILHYFGEEFDNKTGEGGDMDDNVRYPKKQKEAKDDVKLLLEIIDKTNEKYKSKDLVNVLIGKENALINSHKTNEQDFFGKGKAQDNKHWMALLRQVLVSGYLKKDIETYGVIKLTDAGRAFIKKPVSFMMTEDHIYEGEQEDGSIIVAAKSGGAVADDVLMGMLKDLRKKNAKKMGVPPFVIFQDPSLEDMALKYPITMSELSNVHGVGDGKAKKYGKDFISLISKYVEENDITRPDDLVVKSTGSNSANKLYIIQNVDRKLPLDDIASSKNMSMEDFIKEMEAIVYSGTKLNINYWIDEILDEDQQEEIHEYFMESDSDSIHEAIEEFDGDYDDEELRLYRIKFISEVAN encoded by the coding sequence ATGTTAACAGCAAAAAGTGACATTCATGCTGCACTAAAAAAGTATTTTGGGTTTAACAAATTCAAAGGGCTGCAGGAAGATGTAATTAAAAGTATTTTATCAGGAAACCATACGTTTGTAATTATGCCAACCGGGGGCGGAAAATCGCTGTGTTACCAATTACCGGCATTAATGCAAGAAGGTACAGCTATTGTGGTATCGCCTTTAATAGCCTTGATGAAAAATCAGGTGGATGCCATTAGAGGTCTTTCAAATGAAGAAGGTGTTGCGCATGTATTAAATTCTTCATTAAATAAAACCGAAGTAAAACGGGTAAAAGATGATATAGTTAACGGTATTACCAAACTGCTCTATGTAGCACCGGAATCGTTAACTAAAGAAGAAAACGTTGAGTTTTTACGCTCGGTAAAAGTGTCTTTCATGGCTATTGATGAAGCCCATTGCATAAGCGAATGGGGGCACGATTTTAGACCGGAATATAGGAATCTCCGTCATATAAAAGAGCGCATTGGCGACGATATTCCTATCATTGGCTTAACCGCTACGGCCACCCCAAAAGTTCAAGAAGACATTATAAAAAACTTGGGTATTGCTGGCGCTACAACGTTTAAAGCGTCGTTTAACAGACCTAATTTATATTATGAGGTTCGACCAAAAACAAAAAATGTTGATGCTGATATTATTCGATTTATTAAACAAAACGAAGGAAAATCGGGTATTGTTTACTGTTTAAGTAGAAAACGTGTTGAAGAATTGGCACAGGTATTACAGGTAAACGGCATTAAAGCAGTGCCATATCATGCGGGTTTAGATGCCAAAACCAGATCGAGCCATCAAGATAAGTTTTTAATGGAAGATGTAGATGTTGTTGTGGCCACTATTGCCTTTGGTATGGGTATCGATAAGCCCGATGTGCGCTTTGTAATCCATCATGATATTCCTAAAAGTATAGAAAGTTATTATCAAGAAACCGGTCGTGCCGGTCGCGATGGAGGCGAAGGCCATTGTTTGGCATTTTACGCTTATAAAGACATTGAAAAACTAGAGAAATTCATGTCTGGTAAACCCGTTGCCGAACAAGAAATTGGGCATGCTTTATTGCAGGAGGTTGTCGCTTTCGCGGAAACATCAATATCGCGCAGAAAATTCATTTTACATTATTTCGGTGAAGAGTTTGATAACAAAACCGGCGAAGGTGGCGATATGGACGACAACGTACGTTACCCTAAAAAGCAAAAAGAAGCTAAGGACGATGTAAAGTTACTCTTGGAAATTATTGATAAAACCAACGAAAAATATAAATCGAAAGATTTAGTAAACGTGCTTATCGGTAAAGAAAATGCGCTAATAAATTCACATAAAACCAACGAACAAGACTTTTTTGGAAAAGGTAAAGCGCAAGACAACAAGCATTGGATGGCTTTATTGAGGCAGGTATTGGTATCGGGCTATCTAAAAAAAGATATAGAAACTTACGGTGTTATAAAATTAACAGATGCAGGTAGGGCGTTTATAAAAAAACCGGTGTCGTTTATGATGACCGAAGACCATATTTATGAAGGAGAGCAAGAAGACGGATCAATTATTGTTGCCGCAAAAAGTGGTGGTGCCGTAGCCGATGATGTGCTTATGGGTATGCTTAAGGATTTGCGTAAAAAGAATGCCAAAAAAATGGGCGTTCCACCGTTCGTTATTTTCCAAGACCCGTCGCTGGAAGATATGGCTTTAAAATATCCTATTACCATGTCCGAGCTTAGTAACGTTCATGGTGTTGGCGATGGCAAGGCAAAAAAATACGGTAAGGATTTTATCAGTCTTATTTCAAAATATGTTGAGGAAAACGACATTACACGTCCAGACGATTTAGTTGTAAAATCCACCGGTAGCAATTCTGCAAATAAGCTTTATATCATTCAAAATGTAGACCGAAAATTACCTTTAGATGATATAGCATCGTCTAAAAATATGTCTATGGAAGATTTCATAAAAGAAATGGAGGCCATAGTATATTCGGGTACCAAGCTGAATATTAACTATTGGATTGATGAGATTTTAGACGAAGACCAACAAGAAGAAATCCATGAGTATTTTATGGAATCGGATTCCGATAGCATCCATGAAGCCATTGAAGAATTTGATGGTGATTACGACGATGAGGAATTGCGTTTATACCGTATTAAGTTTATTAGCGAGGTGGCTAATTAA
- a CDS encoding multidrug effflux MFS transporter, whose amino-acid sequence MQNNNTVKFEFVALMASLMSIVALSIDALLPALPEVGYDLGVTNPADKQLLITMIFLGLGFGQLLFGPLSDSFGRKPIVYIGFIVFIVASIICVTTNSFEVMILGRILQGFGLSSPRSLSMSMIRDSYSGNYMAKILSIVVMFFILVPVVAPTLGQLLLYLFTWKSIFHFNLIFGVLIMFWFWLRQPETLPKHKRITFTSRLFVNGVKEFFKYKEAVAFTMVSGFITGSFLVYLSTSQQIFQEQYNLAEMFPYIFASLAISVGLATFLNSRFVVKFGMLKIAYVSCIAYAVISILYVVLFSSGENPSITVLLSFFALQFFAVGFLFGNLRALAMQPLGHIAGIGAALNGFVSTVMAVPIANYIGGFVTTSVLPLFIGFSIFGILSLLVFIIVKRKVAFINA is encoded by the coding sequence ATGCAAAATAACAACACCGTTAAGTTTGAGTTTGTCGCTTTAATGGCGTCTTTAATGTCTATTGTAGCTTTATCCATTGATGCGCTATTGCCTGCTTTACCCGAAGTAGGGTATGATTTAGGGGTTACAAATCCGGCCGATAAACAATTGCTTATTACCATGATTTTTTTGGGCTTGGGTTTCGGGCAACTCCTTTTTGGACCATTATCGGATAGTTTTGGAAGAAAGCCCATAGTTTATATTGGTTTTATCGTTTTTATCGTGGCAAGCATTATTTGCGTAACAACCAATAGTTTTGAAGTGATGATTTTGGGGCGCATACTTCAGGGCTTTGGGCTATCGTCTCCCAGAAGTTTAAGCATGTCTATGATTCGCGACTCTTACAGTGGCAATTATATGGCAAAAATACTATCTATTGTGGTCATGTTTTTTATTTTGGTACCGGTGGTTGCTCCAACCTTAGGCCAACTTTTGCTCTATCTTTTTACTTGGAAATCGATATTTCATTTTAATTTGATATTTGGTGTTTTAATAATGTTTTGGTTTTGGCTACGGCAACCAGAAACTCTGCCAAAACACAAGCGTATTACATTTACAAGTCGCCTTTTTGTTAATGGCGTAAAAGAATTTTTTAAATATAAGGAAGCCGTAGCTTTTACTATGGTTTCCGGTTTTATTACGGGGTCTTTTTTGGTGTATTTAAGCACGTCGCAACAAATTTTTCAAGAGCAGTATAATTTGGCTGAAATGTTTCCGTATATTTTTGCGAGTTTAGCTATTTCAGTGGGGTTGGCAACATTTTTAAACAGCCGGTTTGTGGTTAAATTCGGTATGCTAAAAATTGCTTATGTCTCTTGTATCGCTTACGCTGTAATTTCCATTTTATATGTGGTTCTGTTTTCATCGGGAGAAAACCCAAGTATTACCGTTTTATTAAGCTTTTTTGCTTTACAGTTTTTTGCCGTTGGTTTTTTATTCGGAAACTTACGGGCTTTAGCCATGCAACCTTTAGGGCATATTGCCGGTATTGGTGCTGCTTTAAACGGTTTTGTATCAACGGTTATGGCAGTGCCTATTGCCAACTATATTGGCGGATTTGTTACCACTTCGGTGTTACCGCTGTTTATTGGGTTTTCAATTTTCGGAATTTTATCACTTTTGGTATTTATAATTGTGAAGCGAAAAGTTGCATTTATAAATGCTTAA
- a CDS encoding DUF294 nucleotidyltransferase-like domain-containing protein — protein MKNSIAERVSDFLKNHPPFDLLDAKKLLNIAKEVVIIYLEKGDVLFKQGASCNNHFYMVRNGAISLTYSNNNAQEIVSMSDAGDIFGVRPLIAQENYKLTASAHEESIVYGIPIDSFRLAAENNSRVYKYLITAFATNAYDAYTTKETHEIFVDYLPSNSRDIANFQTANYTKKPVTCSVNSSLKEAALKMSENKIGYIVVIDDAKKPLGIITNSDIKNKIATGIFPIDTAVTNIMSSPVITGNKNLTVADGQLQMIKHNIAHLCITKDGTVNSKLVGVLTNHHILVALGNNPTAILKEIIRAKRTKKLRNARLKADTLLKNYLEQNIPITHITKVISKINDALTVRAIEIALPKMPTPPPVKFSWLSIGSQGRKEQLLYTDQDNALVFEDVPKAKYKETQDYFLELSKHVTKSLNKIGFEYCEADMMASNSAWCKSISEWKNQFKEWILSPGEEAVLLSSIFFDYSMVYGSQNLTDQLTDTIYEALEESNLFYKMLAQDAVKSPSPLGFFRQFLVEKNGEQKDLFNIKNRGLMPLVDAARLLVLTKHIKGINNTFERYEKLAQIEPNNKELYESCSYAFKALTKFRTKHGLKHNNSGKFIDLETLSNEEKLKLKRCFKPIDEIQKTLTLRFDLKTLPI, from the coding sequence ATGAAAAATTCTATAGCAGAACGTGTCAGTGATTTTTTGAAGAATCATCCGCCCTTTGATTTATTGGATGCAAAAAAACTTCTTAATATAGCCAAGGAAGTGGTTATTATTTATTTGGAAAAAGGTGATGTTTTATTTAAACAAGGTGCCAGTTGTAACAATCACTTTTACATGGTTAGAAATGGTGCCATCAGCCTAACCTATTCAAACAACAACGCACAAGAAATTGTTTCCATGAGTGATGCCGGTGATATATTTGGTGTAAGACCTTTAATCGCACAAGAAAATTATAAACTTACTGCGTCTGCGCACGAAGAGTCTATTGTTTACGGCATTCCTATTGACAGTTTTAGATTGGCAGCCGAAAACAACTCCAGAGTTTACAAATATCTCATTACTGCCTTTGCCACTAATGCATACGATGCTTACACAACCAAAGAAACCCATGAGATTTTTGTCGATTACTTGCCTAGTAATTCGCGAGACATTGCTAATTTTCAAACGGCCAACTACACCAAAAAGCCTGTTACATGTTCGGTTAACTCATCTTTAAAAGAAGCTGCTTTAAAAATGAGTGAAAACAAAATTGGGTACATTGTAGTTATTGACGATGCTAAAAAGCCTTTAGGTATTATTACAAATAGCGATATAAAAAATAAAATCGCGACGGGTATTTTTCCTATAGATACGGCTGTAACCAATATTATGAGTTCGCCCGTTATAACGGGTAATAAAAACCTAACCGTTGCAGATGGCCAATTGCAAATGATAAAGCATAACATTGCCCATTTGTGCATCACCAAAGATGGTACGGTAAATTCTAAACTCGTAGGCGTATTAACAAATCACCACATATTGGTAGCATTGGGCAACAATCCAACAGCGATACTCAAAGAAATTATACGGGCAAAACGCACCAAAAAATTGCGTAACGCACGACTTAAAGCAGATACGTTACTCAAAAATTATTTAGAGCAAAACATTCCTATTACACACATTACAAAGGTTATCTCTAAAATTAACGATGCCCTAACGGTAAGGGCTATAGAAATTGCATTACCGAAAATGCCAACGCCGCCACCGGTTAAATTTTCGTGGTTATCCATTGGAAGTCAAGGCAGAAAGGAACAATTACTGTACACCGATCAAGACAATGCACTTGTGTTTGAAGATGTGCCCAAAGCAAAATATAAGGAAACCCAAGATTACTTTTTAGAGCTTTCAAAACATGTGACAAAATCCTTAAATAAAATAGGATTCGAGTATTGCGAAGCCGATATGATGGCGAGCAATAGTGCTTGGTGCAAATCAATTTCTGAATGGAAAAACCAATTTAAAGAATGGATATTATCGCCGGGGGAAGAGGCTGTGCTGCTATCTTCTATCTTTTTCGATTACAGTATGGTTTACGGAAGTCAGAACCTAACCGATCAGTTAACAGATACCATTTATGAAGCCTTGGAAGAAAGTAACTTGTTTTATAAAATGCTAGCCCAAGATGCCGTAAAAAGTCCTTCACCATTGGGGTTTTTCAGACAGTTTTTGGTAGAAAAAAATGGAGAACAAAAAGACTTGTTCAACATAAAAAACAGAGGACTCATGCCTTTAGTTGATGCAGCGCGTTTATTGGTTTTAACCAAGCATATAAAAGGTATAAACAACACCTTTGAGCGATACGAAAAACTGGCCCAAATTGAACCGAATAATAAAGAGCTGTACGAATCCTGTTCTTACGCATTTAAGGCCCTTACCAAGTTTAGAACAAAACACGGTTTAAAACATAATAATTCTGGTAAATTTATAGATTTAGAAACATTGTCCAACGAAGAAAAATTAAAGCTAAAGCGCTGCTTTAAGCCTATTGATGAAATCCAAAAAACACTGACGCTAAGGTTTGATTTAAAAACGTTACCCATATGA
- a CDS encoding 3'-5' exonuclease, whose translation MILGWFKRKKRHYPEFWLRYLETFNNNKNETIATTRFVAFDTETTGFDKKKDRILSIGAVSILDKSIEVNESYEVYLKQDVFSNKTVEIHGILKTGSLKKVSELDAIESFLDYIKDAVLIAHHANFDKDMVNEMLLRHGLGKLKNEFIDTGYLFSKSKHIIYRENLKDHYTLDDLCAELNVPKVDRHTASGDALITAIVFLKILSRLNRRKHLNWDYLLNKT comes from the coding sequence ATGATATTAGGTTGGTTTAAACGGAAAAAAAGACATTATCCCGAATTTTGGTTGCGCTATTTAGAAACTTTCAACAACAATAAAAATGAAACAATAGCCACCACCAGATTTGTAGCGTTTGATACCGAAACCACGGGATTTGATAAAAAAAAAGATAGAATATTATCTATTGGAGCGGTTTCTATTTTAGACAAATCCATTGAAGTTAACGAAAGTTATGAGGTATATTTAAAACAAGATGTTTTTAGTAACAAAACCGTAGAAATACACGGTATATTAAAAACAGGTTCTTTAAAAAAAGTTTCAGAATTAGACGCTATAGAATCGTTTTTAGACTATATAAAAGATGCTGTTTTGATAGCGCACCATGCTAATTTCGATAAAGACATGGTTAACGAAATGTTATTGAGACATGGCTTAGGAAAATTAAAAAATGAATTTATAGATACGGGTTATTTGTTTAGTAAATCAAAGCATATTATATACCGAGAAAACCTAAAAGACCATTACACATTAGACGATTTATGTGCCGAACTTAATGTGCCAAAAGTAGATAGACATACAGCCAGTGGCGACGCCCTTATTACGGCCATTGTGTTTTTAAAGATATTATCGCGATTAAACAGGCGCAAGCACTTAAATTGGGATTACCTTTTAAATAAGACATAA
- a CDS encoding alanine/glycine:cation symporter family protein has product MEQLKQLAANFSSAVWGLPLLILLIGGGLYLLIRSRFGTFRLIGHAVHVLRGKYDDPNDPGQISHFQALTTALSSTIGMGNIAGVAVAISIGGPGAVFWMWVSAVVGMSTKFFTSTLAIMFRGKDSNGELQGGPMYFIMEGLGKSWKPLAIMFSVCGLVGALPVFNVNQLTQAINDILLAPNGVEVGFTSNLIVGLVLVSITAIVILGGIGRISKTAAKLVPSMVLLYFVSVTIILVVNIEVVPKYFAMIFTDAFAANNFKGDAFFGGIVGGLILLGIKRGAFSNEAGIGTAPLAHGAAKTDEPVREGLVAMLGPAIDTLIVCTLTALAILVTGVWETTADNGVSLTANAFGNAMPGFGKYLLLVCIAVFSISSLFSFSYYGSKCLSFLIGADKMHYYNYFYIASIVLGATMTLDMMINLIDGVFALMAIPTMLSTIILAPKVVKELAAYKERLKENKV; this is encoded by the coding sequence ATGGAACAACTCAAACAACTGGCTGCCAATTTTTCTAGTGCAGTTTGGGGATTGCCTTTGCTTATACTTCTTATTGGTGGCGGATTGTATTTGCTCATCCGATCGAGGTTTGGAACATTTCGCTTAATTGGGCATGCCGTTCATGTTCTTCGCGGCAAATACGACGACCCAAACGATCCCGGGCAAATCAGTCATTTCCAAGCGTTAACTACGGCCTTGTCTTCTACCATTGGTATGGGGAATATTGCAGGGGTTGCTGTCGCCATTTCCATTGGTGGCCCTGGCGCTGTTTTTTGGATGTGGGTCAGTGCCGTTGTTGGGATGTCGACTAAGTTTTTCACTTCAACCTTGGCTATTATGTTTCGAGGTAAAGATAGCAATGGCGAGTTACAAGGTGGCCCCATGTATTTTATTATGGAAGGTTTGGGTAAATCTTGGAAACCTTTGGCCATTATGTTTAGTGTGTGCGGTTTGGTTGGAGCGCTGCCTGTTTTTAATGTCAATCAGCTTACACAAGCCATTAACGATATTTTATTGGCACCCAATGGCGTTGAAGTTGGATTTACTTCCAATTTAATTGTTGGACTGGTTTTAGTTAGCATAACGGCTATTGTTATTCTTGGTGGTATTGGACGTATAAGTAAAACGGCAGCAAAGCTTGTGCCCTCTATGGTGTTGCTTTATTTTGTTTCTGTTACCATTATTTTAGTTGTTAATATTGAGGTGGTTCCTAAATATTTCGCCATGATTTTTACAGATGCTTTTGCTGCCAATAATTTTAAAGGCGATGCTTTTTTTGGCGGAATTGTTGGCGGATTGATATTACTAGGAATTAAACGTGGTGCGTTTTCAAATGAAGCAGGTATTGGTACCGCTCCCCTAGCCCATGGCGCCGCAAAAACCGATGAGCCTGTTCGCGAAGGTTTAGTCGCTATGTTAGGTCCAGCCATCGACACCTTAATTGTGTGTACACTTACCGCTCTAGCCATTTTGGTTACTGGTGTTTGGGAAACCACCGCCGATAACGGTGTGAGTTTAACCGCCAATGCTTTTGGTAATGCTATGCCCGGATTTGGCAAGTATTTGCTGTTAGTTTGTATAGCGGTGTTTAGCATATCCTCATTGTTTTCATTTTCATATTATGGCTCAAAATGTTTGTCGTTTTTAATAGGTGCAGATAAAATGCATTATTACAACTATTTCTATATTGCCAGTATTGTTTTAGGCGCAACCATGACGTTGGATATGATGATAAATCTTATCGATGGCGTGTTTGCTTTAATGGCAATTCCAACCATGTTATCCACCATAATATTGGCTCCAAAAGTTGTAAAAGAATTGGCTGCTTATAAAGAACGTTTAAAAGAAAATAAAGTATGA